Proteins encoded by one window of Halorussus salinus:
- a CDS encoding GNAT family N-acetyltransferase: MTDVRDLTPEEAPELTALYAEYEWWEDREVEEVRGVLVETEVAVGAWDGERLVAAARVLTDYRYYANVFDVVVAADRRGEGLGEAVMDALTDHPDLQSVPGLSLLCREGLVPFYESVGFESFGPEFEVPEGGTEELVRMTYAHDDES; encoded by the coding sequence ATGACCGACGTGCGCGACCTGACGCCCGAGGAGGCCCCGGAACTGACCGCGCTCTACGCCGAGTACGAGTGGTGGGAAGACCGCGAGGTCGAGGAGGTCCGCGGGGTGCTCGTCGAGACGGAAGTCGCCGTGGGCGCGTGGGACGGCGAGCGACTGGTCGCCGCGGCGCGCGTCCTGACGGACTACCGCTACTACGCGAACGTCTTCGACGTAGTGGTCGCCGCCGACCGCCGGGGCGAGGGACTTGGCGAGGCGGTGATGGACGCGCTCACCGACCACCCCGACTTGCAGTCGGTGCCGGGCCTCTCGCTCCTCTGTCGGGAGGGGTTGGTCCCGTTCTACGAGTCGGTCGGCTTCGAGTCGTTCGGCCCCGAGTTCGAGGTGCCGGAGGGCGGCACGGAGGAACTCGTCCGGATGACCTACGCCCACGACGACGAATCGTGA
- a CDS encoding substrate-binding domain-containing protein yields MREQRSRRDLLKATGALGIAGLAGCTGGESGGQGTTETTTDAEETTADGGTTGEEGTTPSSDSMTIFHAGSLAPPFGAAEQGFEDEYGVDVQREAKGSVASTKKITTQGRSADVLGVSDFRLIRDMLLDEYGSWYAVFATNAMSLQYREDSPGADEIGPDNWWEVLSRDDVTIGHSDPAVDPGGYRAVMSMQLGKEKMDGQRLYDQQTYQQIRDNMTVPTGTETKLEGQLKSGKLDYALYYRSIASQSGLPYVDLQPHVDLSKLNQKYASHYEKAEVEAGGNTYVGAPIAYGITVPSVAEAPVRGAQWVEYMTTEPGRKALKSKGLIPKEPAVVTEDGDVPDRVARHAEAKTSVGPLEL; encoded by the coding sequence ATGAGGGAACAACGCTCCCGGAGAGACCTGCTGAAGGCGACCGGTGCGCTCGGAATCGCCGGACTCGCAGGCTGTACGGGCGGGGAATCGGGCGGACAGGGGACGACCGAGACCACGACGGACGCCGAGGAGACCACGGCCGACGGCGGGACGACCGGCGAGGAGGGCACGACGCCCTCGTCGGACTCGATGACCATCTTCCACGCGGGCAGTCTCGCGCCGCCGTTCGGCGCGGCCGAGCAGGGCTTCGAAGACGAGTACGGCGTCGATGTCCAGCGGGAGGCCAAGGGGTCGGTCGCCTCGACGAAAAAAATCACGACCCAAGGCCGGAGCGCCGACGTGCTGGGCGTCTCGGACTTCCGGCTCATCCGGGACATGCTCCTCGACGAGTACGGCAGTTGGTACGCCGTCTTCGCCACGAACGCGATGTCGCTCCAGTACCGCGAGGACTCGCCCGGCGCGGACGAAATCGGCCCGGACAACTGGTGGGAAGTTCTCTCGCGCGACGACGTGACTATCGGCCACAGCGACCCGGCGGTGGACCCCGGCGGCTATCGGGCGGTCATGTCGATGCAGTTGGGCAAGGAGAAGATGGACGGCCAGCGACTCTACGACCAGCAGACCTACCAGCAGATTCGGGACAACATGACCGTCCCGACCGGGACCGAGACCAAACTGGAGGGCCAACTCAAGTCCGGAAAACTCGACTACGCGCTCTACTACCGCTCCATCGCCTCCCAGTCGGGACTCCCCTACGTGGACCTCCAACCCCATGTGGACCTCTCGAAACTGAACCAAAAGTACGCCAGCCACTACGAGAAGGCCGAGGTCGAGGCGGGCGGGAACACGTACGTCGGCGCGCCCATCGCCTACGGCATCACCGTCCCGAGCGTCGCCGAGGCCCCCGTCAGGGGTGCCCAGTGGGTCGAGTACATGACGACCGAGCCGGGCCGGAAGGCGCTGAAGAGCAAGGGCCTGATTCCCAAGGAACCGGCGGTCGTCACGGAAGACGGCGACGTGCCCGACCGTGTGGCGAGACACGCGGAAGCAAAGACTTCAGTGGGGCCGCTCGAACTGTAG
- the hjc gene encoding Holliday junction resolvase Hjc codes for MSNAKGDRRERELVNRLDEAGFAVMRAPASGSATERELPDVLAGDGTVFYAIEAKSSSGDPIYLTGEEVEALVYFSQNFGAKPKIGVRFDREDWFFFHPADVHQTDGGNYRVKKETALEDGDALDALRESDEDDDGDDGHDIRDVLHAVEQGVLSPDEAAAMLE; via the coding sequence ATGTCCAACGCCAAGGGTGACAGGCGCGAGCGCGAACTCGTCAACCGACTCGACGAGGCCGGGTTCGCGGTCATGCGCGCGCCCGCCAGCGGGAGCGCCACCGAGCGGGAACTCCCGGACGTGCTGGCGGGCGACGGGACGGTCTTCTACGCTATCGAGGCCAAATCGAGTTCTGGCGACCCCATCTACCTGACCGGCGAGGAGGTAGAGGCGCTGGTGTACTTCTCGCAGAACTTCGGCGCGAAGCCCAAAATCGGCGTGCGGTTCGACCGCGAGGACTGGTTCTTCTTCCATCCCGCGGACGTGCATCAGACCGACGGCGGCAACTACCGCGTCAAGAAAGAGACCGCGCTCGAAGACGGCGATGCCCTCGACGCGCTCCGGGAGAGCGACGAGGACGACGACGGAGACGACGGTCACGACATCCGCGACGTGTTGCACGCCGTCGAGCAGGGCGTCCTCTCGCCCGACGAGGCGGCGGCGATGCTGGAGTAG
- a CDS encoding ABC transporter permease has product MSTDTETGSEAHTSRGATSSAAGLRGRVGTGTAILAVVSVQLVAFAAALAVGYPGAYAGFAVLSAAGLAVARDRGTFGVLAATLGTVLLVALGLPLLMMVARQNPATVAEMAADPGVQQALYLSVYAPLLAAVASVALGVPLALVLARGFPGQELVESLVDLPLVVPHSVAGLAILFGFGKGGAFGGVQFTIPVIEFTFTFTVLQTMLGMVLAMTFVSAPFAVNAAREAFESVPTRVEWAARTLGANRFETFRRVTAPLAWRGVLTGGVLAWARAVSEFGAVAIVAYSVDFFYLPEGETASAQHAPVFIYNTYLSSGLEQSGAVAVLLLALSALIFLLVRTVAYDDGGWP; this is encoded by the coding sequence GTGAGTACAGACACGGAGACGGGGAGCGAGGCCCACACGTCCCGAGGAGCGACCTCCTCGGCCGCCGGACTTCGCGGCCGCGTCGGCACCGGAACCGCGATTCTGGCGGTCGTCTCGGTCCAACTCGTCGCGTTCGCGGCCGCCTTGGCGGTCGGCTACCCCGGCGCGTACGCCGGGTTCGCGGTCCTCTCGGCGGCGGGACTCGCGGTCGCCCGCGACCGAGGCACCTTCGGCGTCCTCGCGGCGACGCTCGGCACCGTCCTGCTGGTCGCGCTCGGACTCCCGCTGTTGATGATGGTCGCGCGCCAGAACCCCGCCACGGTCGCGGAGATGGCCGCCGACCCCGGCGTCCAGCAGGCGCTGTACCTCTCGGTGTACGCGCCCCTCCTCGCCGCGGTCGCCAGCGTCGCGCTCGGGGTTCCGCTCGCGCTCGTCCTCGCTCGCGGCTTTCCCGGACAGGAACTGGTCGAGAGTCTGGTAGACCTCCCGCTGGTGGTCCCCCACAGCGTCGCCGGTCTCGCAATCCTGTTCGGCTTCGGGAAGGGCGGCGCGTTCGGCGGCGTGCAGTTCACGATTCCCGTCATCGAGTTCACGTTCACATTCACCGTCCTCCAGACGATGCTCGGGATGGTGCTGGCGATGACGTTCGTCTCCGCGCCGTTCGCCGTGAACGCGGCCCGCGAGGCGTTCGAGTCGGTGCCGACCCGCGTCGAGTGGGCCGCCCGGACCCTCGGCGCGAACCGCTTCGAGACGTTCCGGCGCGTCACCGCCCCGCTGGCGTGGCGCGGCGTCCTGACCGGAGGAGTGCTGGCGTGGGCGCGGGCGGTCTCGGAGTTCGGCGCGGTCGCCATCGTCGCCTACAGCGTGGACTTCTTCTACCTGCCCGAGGGCGAGACCGCGAGCGCCCAGCACGCGCCCGTCTTCATCTACAACACCTATCTCTCGTCGGGTCTCGAACAGTCGGGCGCGGTGGCGGTCCTCCTGCTCGCGCTCTCGGCGCTCATCTTCCTGCTCGTGCGGACGGTGGCGTACGACGACGGAGGGTGGCCATGA
- a CDS encoding alpha/beta fold hydrolase, which produces MTLQYDYEPSETARPYVDALSEVCDHYDVDAESRFVTLPDPAGRVHYLTAGEGPALLALHGLGATATCWLPMFDALTDRFTVYVPDRPGRGLSTAVDYRETGFREFGVEYVTDFLDAVGVESAAVMGNSLGGFQSLALAVDRPERVERLCAIGAPAGLSRDIPALFRLFDLPGVGRWLFDYFETETVPESRAEFRRINVADDAAIPDAYFRPSVVGEGLPGQRESLLSMMETLGTFRGMNPQFDLREEVRDIDLPTRFVWGTEDFFWPPSVGRPVAGAMANADFVTLQDHGHMPWLEPTDDATDAAVEFLAGEVGPERSGGR; this is translated from the coding sequence GTGACCCTTCAGTACGACTACGAGCCGAGCGAGACGGCGAGACCGTACGTCGATGCCCTCTCGGAAGTCTGTGACCACTACGACGTGGACGCCGAATCGCGGTTCGTGACCCTCCCCGACCCCGCCGGGCGCGTCCACTACCTGACCGCTGGCGAGGGACCGGCGCTCCTCGCGCTCCACGGACTCGGCGCGACCGCGACCTGCTGGCTCCCGATGTTCGACGCGCTGACTGACCGCTTCACCGTCTACGTTCCCGACCGGCCGGGCCGGGGACTCTCGACCGCGGTGGACTACCGCGAGACGGGCTTCCGGGAGTTCGGCGTCGAGTACGTCACGGACTTTCTGGACGCGGTTGGAGTCGAATCGGCCGCCGTGATGGGCAACTCGCTCGGCGGGTTCCAGTCGCTCGCGCTCGCGGTTGACCGCCCCGAGCGCGTCGAACGGCTCTGTGCCATCGGCGCGCCCGCCGGACTCTCGCGGGACATCCCTGCGCTCTTCCGACTCTTCGACCTGCCCGGCGTCGGTCGGTGGCTCTTCGACTACTTCGAGACCGAGACGGTGCCGGAGTCCCGCGCGGAGTTCCGGCGCATCAACGTCGCGGACGACGCCGCGATTCCCGACGCCTACTTCCGCCCGAGCGTCGTCGGCGAGGGCCTGCCCGGCCAGCGCGAGAGCCTCCTCTCGATGATGGAGACGCTGGGCACGTTCCGCGGGATGAACCCGCAGTTCGACCTCCGCGAGGAGGTCCGCGATATCGACCTCCCGACCCGGTTCGTCTGGGGGACCGAGGACTTCTTCTGGCCGCCGTCGGTCGGTCGGCCGGTCGCGGGTGCGATGGCCAACGCCGACTTCGTGACCCTGCAGGACCACGGCCACATGCCGTGGCTGGAACCGACCGACGACGCCACCGACGCGGCGGTCGAGTTTCTGGCTGGCGAGGTCGGTCCCGAGCGGTCGGGCGGGCGGTAG
- a CDS encoding DUF7384 family protein has protein sequence MPETNPARIVADADVLAADLLVGGAAREAMDAIRSHSWVELVASDDLLDDAEAVIRSLGDADLAAAWRERIEELRVEVEHPPSDHPALASAYRGQAAHILSYDDDLRSAEASATFGSRLNTSVKTPEGFAALFDPASLYEAVEGGEYPGPDRDPRE, from the coding sequence ATGCCTGAGACGAACCCGGCTCGAATCGTCGCGGACGCCGACGTGCTGGCCGCCGACCTTCTCGTCGGCGGGGCTGCCCGCGAGGCGATGGACGCGATTCGGAGCCACTCGTGGGTCGAGTTGGTCGCCAGCGACGACCTCCTCGACGACGCCGAAGCCGTGATTCGGTCGCTCGGGGACGCCGACCTCGCGGCGGCGTGGCGCGAGCGAATCGAGGAGTTGCGCGTCGAAGTCGAACACCCGCCGAGCGACCACCCGGCGCTGGCGAGCGCCTACCGGGGGCAGGCCGCCCACATTCTGAGCTACGACGACGACCTCCGGAGCGCCGAGGCGAGCGCGACCTTCGGCTCGCGGCTGAACACCAGCGTCAAGACGCCCGAGGGGTTCGCCGCGCTGTTCGACCCCGCATCGCTCTACGAGGCCGTCGAGGGCGGCGAGTACCCCGGCCCGGACCGGGACCCCCGAGAGTAG
- a CDS encoding adenosylhomocysteinase: protein MAEYPTISEQVEDVDAARTEGHRKMDWAREHMPILTAMQADFEANQPFAGQRIGMAMHVEAKTAVLVETLAEGGAEVAITGCNPLSTHDDVSAALDEHPNITSYAKREVDDDEYYAAIEAVISHEPTITVDDGMDLVAAIHEDYPELIDSIVGGAEETTTGVHRLRAMDEDGALDYPVFAVNDTPMKRLFDNVHGTGESSLANIAMTTNLSWAGKNVVVAGYGDCGRGVAKKASGQNANVIVTEVEPRRALEAHMEGYDVMPMAEAAEVGDVFLTTTGNKNVVTEDHFEKMQDGVLLANAGHFDVEVNLDQLSDLAVSEREARDGVREYEMEDGRRLNVLAEGRLVNLASPIALGHPVEVMDQSFGVQAAVVRELVESGEEYDAGVHEVPDELDREIAEIKLDAEGVEYDDLTDEQAEYMDSWQHGT from the coding sequence ATGGCAGAGTATCCGACGATAAGCGAGCAGGTCGAGGACGTAGACGCCGCTCGCACCGAGGGCCACCGCAAGATGGACTGGGCGCGCGAACACATGCCGATTCTGACCGCGATGCAGGCGGACTTCGAGGCAAACCAACCGTTCGCGGGCCAGCGCATCGGCATGGCGATGCACGTCGAGGCCAAGACCGCCGTGCTGGTCGAAACCCTCGCCGAGGGCGGCGCGGAGGTCGCTATCACCGGCTGTAACCCCCTCTCGACACACGACGACGTGAGCGCCGCCTTGGACGAACACCCGAACATCACCTCCTACGCCAAGCGCGAGGTGGACGACGACGAGTACTACGCGGCCATCGAGGCGGTCATCTCCCACGAACCGACCATCACCGTGGACGACGGCATGGACCTCGTGGCGGCCATCCACGAGGACTATCCGGAACTCATCGACTCCATCGTCGGCGGGGCCGAGGAGACCACCACGGGCGTCCACCGACTGCGCGCGATGGACGAGGACGGCGCGCTCGACTACCCCGTCTTCGCGGTGAACGACACGCCGATGAAGCGCCTGTTCGACAACGTCCACGGCACCGGCGAGTCCTCGCTGGCGAACATCGCCATGACCACGAACCTCTCGTGGGCGGGCAAGAACGTCGTCGTCGCGGGCTACGGCGACTGCGGCCGCGGCGTCGCCAAGAAGGCCTCGGGCCAGAACGCGAACGTCATCGTGACCGAGGTCGAACCCCGCCGCGCGCTGGAGGCGCACATGGAGGGCTACGACGTGATGCCGATGGCCGAGGCCGCCGAGGTCGGTGACGTGTTCCTCACCACGACCGGGAACAAGAACGTCGTCACCGAAGACCACTTCGAGAAGATGCAGGACGGCGTCCTGCTGGCGAACGCGGGCCACTTCGACGTGGAGGTCAACCTCGACCAACTCTCGGACCTCGCCGTGAGCGAGCGCGAGGCCCGCGACGGCGTTCGGGAGTACGAGATGGAAGACGGCCGCCGTCTGAACGTCCTCGCGGAAGGCCGACTCGTCAACCTCGCGTCGCCCATCGCGCTGGGCCACCCCGTCGAGGTCATGGACCAGAGCTTCGGCGTGCAGGCCGCCGTCGTCCGCGAACTGGTCGAGAGCGGCGAGGAGTACGACGCTGGCGTCCACGAGGTGCCCGACGAACTGGACCGCGAAATCGCCGAAATCAAGCTGGACGCGGAAGGCGTCGAGTACGACGACCTGACCGACGAGCAGGCCGAGTACATGGATAGCTGGCAGCACGGGACGTAG
- a CDS encoding formate/nitrite transporter family protein: MAKEELDQRIETEPPGEGQKSKQEILAQEIQEGLEELERPADGLFLSGVSAGLDIGFGPLFMAVLLTLVGGTWGEPLTRIVVANAYALGFIFVIGGRSELFTEHTARASLPLLDGRASLGELARLWALVYGGNILGGSVFAVSMVYFAPAYGIAESAAFGEIAANVAGHGPWLLLAGGVVAGWLMGLLSWLLTAAKESISRIAVVWLVTTSIGLAHLPHSIAGNVEVLAGALASPRISLAQYVGFLALATVGNAIGGSVFVALLKYGHVVRGGEESESETE; the protein is encoded by the coding sequence GTGGCCAAAGAGGAACTCGACCAGCGCATCGAGACCGAGCCGCCGGGCGAGGGCCAGAAGTCCAAGCAGGAGATTCTGGCCCAAGAGATACAGGAGGGGTTGGAGGAACTCGAACGCCCGGCCGACGGGCTGTTTCTCTCGGGCGTCTCGGCCGGACTCGACATCGGCTTCGGCCCGCTGTTCATGGCGGTCCTCCTCACGCTGGTCGGCGGGACGTGGGGCGAACCACTGACGAGAATCGTCGTCGCCAACGCCTACGCGCTCGGATTCATCTTCGTCATCGGCGGCCGGTCGGAACTGTTCACCGAACACACCGCGCGCGCCAGCCTGCCCCTCCTCGACGGCCGGGCGAGCCTCGGCGAGTTGGCCCGGCTCTGGGCGCTGGTCTACGGCGGGAACATTCTCGGCGGGAGCGTCTTCGCCGTCTCGATGGTGTACTTCGCTCCGGCCTACGGCATCGCCGAGTCCGCGGCGTTCGGCGAAATCGCGGCGAACGTCGCGGGCCACGGGCCGTGGCTCCTGCTGGCTGGCGGCGTCGTCGCCGGGTGGCTGATGGGCCTGCTCTCGTGGTTGCTGACCGCCGCCAAGGAGAGTATCTCGCGCATCGCGGTGGTCTGGCTGGTCACGACCAGCATCGGACTCGCGCACTTGCCCCACTCCATCGCGGGCAACGTCGAGGTGTTGGCGGGGGCGCTGGCCTCGCCGCGCATCTCGCTGGCCCAATACGTCGGATTCCTCGCGCTCGCGACGGTCGGCAACGCCATCGGCGGGTCGGTGTTCGTCGCCCTGCTCAAGTACGGACACGTGGTGCGCGGCGGCGAGGAGTCCGAGTCCGAGACCGAATAA
- a CDS encoding ABC transporter ATP-binding protein, which translates to MLEIDVSATFTAEGADRFRVAADLSVADGETLVVLGPSGSGKSLLLETVAGFHDHEGRVALSGRELTDEPPEERGLGFVFQDYALFPHMSVRENVAFGGKYHDTRDPDELLAEFGVADLADRYPPTLSGGESQRVALARALAVRPDAFLLDEPLSALDVPTRQTLREVLADALADETAMYVTHNRTTARAIADRVAVIRDGAIVQTGSSEEIFERPSSPFVARFTGANCLELDAGDLAVPGGERLEFGGEGEGEVQAGDATHLAVRPEHVELDPEESDFAAPVERVVREDGRDRIALDVAGQRLDAYAAGASADGGFGTDGATADETVAVALPRDRVTVLSDE; encoded by the coding sequence ATGTTGGAAATCGACGTGTCTGCGACGTTCACCGCCGAGGGTGCCGACCGGTTCCGCGTCGCGGCCGACCTCTCGGTCGCCGACGGCGAGACGCTGGTCGTCCTCGGGCCGAGCGGGTCGGGCAAGAGCCTCCTGCTGGAGACCGTCGCGGGGTTCCACGACCACGAGGGCCGGGTCGCGCTGTCGGGCCGCGAGTTGACCGACGAACCGCCCGAGGAGCGCGGCCTCGGATTCGTCTTTCAGGACTACGCGCTGTTCCCCCACATGTCGGTCCGGGAGAACGTCGCCTTCGGCGGGAAGTACCACGACACCCGCGACCCCGACGAGTTGTTGGCGGAGTTCGGGGTGGCCGACCTCGCCGACCGCTACCCGCCGACGCTCTCGGGCGGGGAGTCCCAGCGGGTCGCGCTGGCCCGCGCGCTGGCGGTCCGGCCCGACGCCTTCCTGCTGGACGAACCGCTCTCGGCGCTCGACGTGCCGACCCGCCAGACGCTCCGGGAGGTCCTCGCGGACGCGCTGGCCGACGAGACGGCGATGTACGTCACGCACAACCGGACCACCGCGCGGGCCATCGCCGACCGCGTGGCGGTCATCCGCGACGGGGCCATCGTCCAGACCGGGAGTAGCGAGGAGATATTCGAGCGGCCCTCCTCGCCCTTCGTCGCGCGGTTCACGGGCGCGAACTGTCTCGAACTCGACGCGGGCGACCTCGCGGTTCCCGGCGGCGAGCGGTTGGAGTTCGGCGGTGAGGGCGAGGGCGAAGTGCAGGCGGGCGACGCGACTCACCTCGCGGTCCGGCCCGAACACGTCGAACTCGACCCCGAGGAGTCCGACTTCGCGGCCCCCGTCGAGCGGGTCGTCCGCGAGGACGGCCGGGACCGAATCGCGCTCGACGTGGCGGGCCAGCGACTCGACGCCTACGCGGCCGGAGCGTCGGCCGACGGCGGGTTCGGAACCGATGGGGCGACGGCGGACGAGACGGTCGCGGTCGCGCTCCCCCGCGACCGCGTGACCGTGCTGTCGGACGAATGA
- a CDS encoding LEA type 2 family protein: MSIVSGTLGKVAAVLAVGLVVSAAGVGAALSTGVVSLQSPTVESIDNEWGEISAERTGIDTTVVVDNPNGVGVPGVVGVSYDVSMNDVRMASGKTGGVSLSPGRNEVTLRTHIDNEKIPAWWASHINNGEETTLSVEPSVKAALLSRALPAQNRTFETDMLSSFEQESGQSVEVNGRTLLAVEETSASWGEATHNETPLRFSGTVRNPNGAPVEFSKIGYEVSMNDVTVADGTTSESVEIAPNSIGTVQIDAALDNRKLDEWWVSHLRNDETTRLNVSVFAVAETDSGTERVPLPFLSQRVVFETDILAGGQATTRTVDSAGEFGFEPPRVGSVERDWSATYSGTEFSTRVVVENPNAADSALGEVGLDATYRVALNDVTLVEDGTQTTLGPGENELEFSGEVSDRTIKRWWISHVENGEETRLTTAGGASADLGFAALPVPLPGENRTFETDMLAGFSETDQPVSVRGRTVARLHDMNSTWGDATMDRTPMDISGDVTNERSRPLTVKSFGYEVRANDVVLADDETRVGTTIPGKATRRIETTGHLDNDRIPAWWVSHLNRGERTDLSVSYYVVVEYAGTEFTVELDSMSYTDTIETNAFGA; this comes from the coding sequence GTGAGCATCGTGAGCGGCACGCTCGGGAAGGTCGCGGCGGTCCTCGCGGTCGGTCTGGTGGTCTCGGCCGCGGGAGTCGGCGCGGCCCTCTCGACGGGCGTCGTCAGCCTCCAGTCGCCGACCGTCGAGTCGATAGACAACGAGTGGGGCGAGATATCGGCGGAGCGGACCGGCATCGACACGACGGTCGTCGTGGACAACCCGAACGGCGTCGGCGTCCCCGGCGTCGTCGGCGTCTCCTACGACGTGTCGATGAACGACGTGCGGATGGCCTCGGGGAAGACGGGCGGCGTCTCGCTGTCGCCCGGCCGCAACGAGGTGACTCTCCGGACCCACATCGACAACGAGAAGATTCCGGCGTGGTGGGCCAGCCACATCAACAACGGCGAGGAGACCACGCTCTCGGTCGAACCGTCGGTGAAGGCGGCGCTCCTCTCGCGGGCCCTGCCCGCGCAGAACCGGACCTTCGAGACCGACATGCTCTCGTCGTTCGAGCAGGAGTCGGGCCAGTCGGTCGAGGTGAACGGTCGGACCCTCCTCGCGGTCGAGGAGACCAGCGCCTCGTGGGGCGAGGCGACTCACAACGAGACTCCTCTGCGGTTCAGCGGGACGGTCCGCAACCCCAACGGCGCGCCCGTCGAGTTCTCGAAAATCGGCTACGAGGTCTCGATGAACGACGTGACGGTCGCGGACGGGACGACGAGCGAGTCGGTCGAAATCGCGCCGAACTCGATCGGAACGGTGCAAATCGACGCGGCGCTCGACAACCGAAAACTGGACGAGTGGTGGGTCAGCCACCTCCGGAACGACGAGACGACGCGGCTGAACGTCTCGGTGTTCGCGGTCGCCGAGACCGACTCGGGCACCGAGCGCGTCCCGCTCCCGTTCCTGAGCCAGCGGGTGGTCTTCGAGACCGACATCTTGGCGGGCGGGCAGGCGACGACCCGCACCGTCGATTCCGCGGGCGAGTTCGGCTTCGAACCGCCGCGGGTCGGGTCGGTCGAGCGCGACTGGTCGGCGACCTATTCGGGAACCGAGTTCTCGACGCGCGTCGTCGTGGAGAACCCGAACGCCGCGGACTCGGCGCTCGGCGAGGTCGGTCTCGACGCGACCTACCGCGTCGCGCTCAACGACGTGACGCTGGTCGAGGACGGCACGCAGACGACTCTCGGGCCGGGGGAGAACGAACTCGAATTCTCGGGCGAAGTGAGCGACCGCACCATCAAGCGGTGGTGGATAAGCCACGTCGAGAACGGCGAGGAGACCCGACTCACGACCGCGGGCGGTGCGAGCGCGGACCTCGGGTTCGCCGCGCTTCCGGTGCCGCTCCCCGGCGAGAACCGGACGTTCGAGACCGACATGCTCGCGGGCTTCTCGGAGACCGACCAGCCGGTCTCGGTCCGCGGGCGGACGGTCGCCAGACTCCACGACATGAACTCGACGTGGGGCGACGCGACGATGGACCGGACCCCGATGGATATCTCCGGGGACGTGACCAACGAGCGGAGTCGCCCGCTGACGGTGAAGTCGTTCGGCTACGAAGTGCGGGCCAACGACGTGGTGCTGGCCGACGACGAGACGCGGGTCGGCACGACGATTCCGGGGAAGGCGACCCGGCGCATCGAGACGACGGGCCACCTCGACAACGACCGGATTCCCGCGTGGTGGGTCAGCCACCTGAACCGGGGCGAGCGGACCGACCTGTCGGTGTCGTACTACGTCGTGGTGGAGTACGCCGGGACCGAGTTCACCGTCGAGTTGGACTCGATGAGTTACACCGACACCATCGAGACGAACGCTTTCGGCGCGTAA
- a CDS encoding TOBE domain-containing protein, with product MDAGFEAHLRAGEVEFDASDAALLRAVDDEESLNRAADALGRSYSRAHKRLTALEDALGPLVVRQRGGSGGGGSRLTDEARDLLARFERLRAEFTGTAEVEETVFDGEVVARDGELATVETPAGRVRALAPPVESEVEESPDADPETVQVAVRADAVTLHAPDDAPAAAATSARNRFSGTVAAIDAGEEVARLLVDVDADATLAALVTMSSVEKLGLDEESAVVASFKATATRASPRE from the coding sequence ATGGACGCCGGATTCGAGGCCCACCTCCGGGCTGGCGAGGTGGAGTTCGACGCCAGCGACGCCGCCCTCCTGCGGGCGGTGGACGACGAGGAGTCGCTCAACCGAGCGGCCGACGCGCTCGGACGGTCGTACTCCCGCGCTCACAAGCGACTGACCGCGCTCGAAGACGCGCTCGGCCCGCTGGTGGTCCGCCAGCGCGGCGGGTCGGGCGGCGGCGGCTCTCGACTCACCGACGAGGCCCGCGACCTGTTGGCCAGATTCGAGCGGTTGCGCGCGGAGTTCACCGGCACCGCCGAGGTCGAGGAGACCGTCTTCGACGGCGAGGTCGTCGCCCGCGACGGCGAATTGGCCACCGTCGAGACCCCGGCGGGGCGCGTCCGCGCGCTCGCGCCGCCAGTCGAGTCCGAGGTCGAGGAGTCCCCGGACGCCGACCCCGAGACCGTGCAGGTCGCTGTCCGGGCCGACGCGGTGACGCTCCACGCGCCCGACGACGCCCCGGCCGCGGCGGCCACCAGCGCGCGGAATCGCTTCTCGGGGACGGTCGCCGCCATCGACGCCGGGGAGGAGGTCGCGCGACTCCTCGTGGACGTGGACGCCGACGCGACCCTCGCGGCGCTGGTCACGATGTCCAGCGTCGAGAAGTTGGGCTTGGACGAGGAGTCGGCCGTGGTCGCGTCGTTCAAAGCGACCGCGACGCGGGCGAGTCCACGGGAGTAA